One window of the Candidatus Cloacimonadota bacterium genome contains the following:
- a CDS encoding SIS domain-containing protein — MRELIQASCTAASHALETFLADDGNFAAIENIARLIARRFDCGGKVIVFGNGGSMCDAMHFAEELTGRFRRDRKALPAIALSDPSHITCVGNDYGFEQVFARGVEAYAVAEDVVLGISTSGNSPNVIRALETARELGCHTVALLGRDGGRLAGSCEFQIIVLGEHSDRIQELHTLILHIIIECVERLLFADASGDIRP; from the coding sequence ATGCGTGAACTCATCCAAGCTTCCTGCACCGCTGCCAGCCACGCCCTGGAGACATTTCTGGCTGATGATGGCAATTTCGCCGCCATCGAAAACATAGCCAGGCTGATCGCCCGGAGATTTGACTGCGGCGGCAAGGTGATAGTTTTCGGAAACGGCGGCTCGATGTGCGACGCGATGCACTTCGCGGAAGAGCTTACAGGCCGCTTTCGCCGGGACCGCAAGGCTCTGCCCGCCATAGCGTTGTCTGACCCCAGCCACATCACCTGTGTGGGCAATGACTATGGTTTCGAACAGGTCTTCGCCCGAGGCGTGGAAGCTTACGCCGTGGCTGAGGACGTGGTGCTGGGAATTTCCACAAGTGGCAATTCACCCAATGTGATCCGCGCCCTGGAAACCGCGCGGGAACTGGGCTGCCACACCGTCGCCCTGCTGGGCAGGGATGGAGGCAGGCTCGCCGGAAGCTGCGAATTCCAGATAATCGTGCTCGGCGAACACAGCGACAGGATCCAGGAACTGCACACCCTAATCCTGCACATCATCATTGAATGCGTGGAGCGGCTGCTCTTTGCGGACGCTTCCGGAGACATAAGACCATGA
- the add gene encoding adenosine deaminase, with translation MDIKMTREFIQKLPKTDLHVHLDGSVRIDTIIDLAKQFKIKLPTLDPDELRDLIVCGDHTESLEDYLSGFGIVNLVLQNKEGLRRAAYELAEDAAKENVRYMEVRYSPILHTNKGLKLTEISQAVIDGLKQGERDFGVKTAVIICGLRNMDPTTSVKLAELAIAFKNKGVIGFDLAGGEYNNPAKDHKEAFDLSLKNNLNITIHAGEAYGPDSIHQALHYCGAHRIGHGTRLVEDGDLLNYVNDHRIPLEICLKSNFHTKAVPDIRSHPIDFYIDFGLRVTINTDNRTISNTTLTDEYLLAINELKLDYPTIKNVLLNGFKSAFIPYKERVRLINSILKELDEIEEDELKTKIKIRENL, from the coding sequence ATGGATATCAAAATGACCCGGGAGTTCATCCAAAAACTCCCCAAGACAGACCTGCACGTTCACCTGGATGGCAGCGTGCGCATCGACACTATCATAGATCTGGCCAAGCAGTTCAAGATCAAGCTGCCCACTCTGGACCCGGACGAGTTGCGCGACCTGATCGTTTGCGGCGACCACACCGAAAGCCTGGAAGACTATTTGAGCGGCTTCGGGATCGTGAACCTGGTGCTTCAGAACAAGGAAGGCCTGCGCCGCGCGGCCTATGAACTGGCCGAGGACGCCGCCAAAGAGAACGTGCGCTATATGGAAGTGCGCTATTCCCCAATACTGCATACAAATAAGGGCCTCAAACTCACCGAGATATCGCAGGCTGTAATCGACGGGCTCAAACAGGGGGAACGAGATTTTGGAGTCAAGACCGCTGTTATCATTTGCGGTTTGCGCAACATGGACCCCACCACCTCGGTGAAGCTGGCAGAATTGGCTATCGCCTTCAAAAACAAGGGCGTGATCGGCTTTGACCTGGCCGGAGGCGAGTACAACAACCCCGCCAAGGACCACAAGGAAGCCTTCGACCTTTCGCTGAAAAACAATCTCAACATCACCATCCACGCCGGCGAGGCCTATGGTCCTGACAGCATCCACCAGGCGCTTCATTATTGCGGCGCGCACCGCATCGGGCACGGCACCCGGCTGGTGGAGGACGGCGATTTGCTGAACTATGTGAACGACCACCGCATCCCTCTGGAGATCTGCCTCAAGAGCAATTTCCACACCAAGGCGGTGCCGGATATCCGCAGCCACCCCATCGACTTTTACATCGACTTCGGCCTCCGAGTGACCATCAACACAGACAACCGAACCATTTCAAACACCACCCTCACCGACGAATATCTGCTGGCCATCAACGAGCTCAAACTGGATTACCCCACCATAAAAAACGTGCTCCTGAACGGTTTCAAGAGCGCCTTCATACCATATAAGGAGCGCGTGCGCCTGATCAATTCCATCCTGAAGGAACTGGACGAGATCGAGGAAGACGAGCTGAAAACCAAAATCAAGATTCGGGAAAACCTCTGA